The following coding sequences are from one Paenibacillus sp. JDR-2 window:
- a CDS encoding YdeI/OmpD-associated family protein yields MKFRATIELSKKTATGIEVPVEVIENLGSGKRPAVCVTLGDFTYRTTVGSMGGKYMIPVSAEVRAAAGVAAGDEVDVNIELDNEPRELVIPEDFSGALDQKQEARQFFEGLSYSNKRRFILNIEDAKTAETRQRRMDKAISLLSEGRIQ; encoded by the coding sequence ATGAAGTTTCGCGCTACGATCGAACTCAGCAAAAAGACAGCCACGGGCATCGAAGTTCCTGTGGAGGTTATAGAGAATCTTGGATCAGGTAAGCGTCCGGCTGTTTGCGTAACGCTAGGTGATTTTACCTACCGGACAACCGTGGGATCCATGGGCGGAAAATACATGATTCCGGTAAGCGCGGAAGTAAGAGCAGCAGCTGGAGTTGCGGCAGGCGACGAGGTTGATGTGAATATTGAGTTGGATAATGAACCTAGAGAGCTTGTTATTCCGGAGGATTTCTCCGGGGCGCTTGATCAGAAGCAAGAGGCAAGGCAATTTTTTGAGGGATTGTCGTACAGCAACAAGCGGCGCTTCATACTTAACATTGAGGACGCAAAGACCGCCGAGACGCGGCAGCGGCGTATGGATAAAGCCATTAGCTTGCTAAGCGAAGGACGAATCCAATAG